From a region of the Thermoplasmata archaeon genome:
- a CDS encoding helix-turn-helix domain-containing protein: protein MHGVLMIANGVSCYEIAKILGHSPRTIEYWINSFNSDGF, encoded by the coding sequence CTGCATGGTGTTCTGATGATAGCAAATGGAGTGAGCTGTTATGAGATTGCAAAAATACTGGGACATTCTCCAAGAACAATAGAGTACTGGATCAATTCATTTAACTCTGATGGATTCTGA